The Pygocentrus nattereri isolate fPygNat1 chromosome 1, fPygNat1.pri, whole genome shotgun sequence genome window below encodes:
- the slc26a5 gene encoding prestin isoform X1 has translation MEHVNVDEEPSAMLVYQVERRVFDEEYISSRLLHKKDRTPKTVGQRVADQFRCSSGRAKSVVLSLLPILSWLPSYPVKEYLLGDMVSGLSTGVMQLPQGLAYALLAAVPPVYGLYSSFYPVLLYTFFGTSRHISIGTFAVISLMIGGVAVREAPDSMFPLNGTNVTGFDVDARDARRVQVAVALTTLVGLIQLFLGVLRFGFVAIYLTEPLVRGFTTAAAVHVCVSQLKYFFGVKTKRFSGPLSVVYSLIAVFKDITSTNITTLIVGLVCVVFLYGVKEINERFKKKLPIPIPGEIIVVIVSTGVSYGMSLSENYQVDIVGNIPAGLQPPSVPDFSILPNLVADAVAIAVVGFSMGISLAKIFALKYGYSVDGNQELIALGLCNFVSSFFQTFAITCSMSRSLVQESTGGKTQIAGLLSSLLVLLVIVAIGFVFRPLPQTVLAAIIMVNLLGMFKQVRDIPALWRTSKIELTIWVVAFVASVLLGLDYGLLVAIGFALLTVIYRTQSPRSVILGQISDTGLYCDADEYEEAAECSGIKIFHSNSSIYFANCDLYVNSLKQKWSGPPWTLTEQTGVDPTRLLAERKSQRKHAKTRSGDKKDSSQSPAQKKSTVAKLDMELGVAHEVLDEAEKQVDVLSNGQVAEAQAESDSEEARFLQPLCPVHSIILDFTPVNFMDSVGAKAIKAVIKEYAAIDVRVVLAGCSRTLLSDLRTLQFFNEPVTPDIVFPTIHDAVLHCKQRGGARLSSPAVQ, from the exons ATGGAACATGTAAATGTTGACGAGGAACCCTCTGCTATGCTGGTGTACCAGGTCGAGCGGCGCGTGTTCGATGAGGAGTACATCAGCTCACGGCTTCTGCACAAGAAGGACCGGACGCCCAAGACTGTCGGGCAGAGAGTAGCTGACCAGTTCCG CTGCTCGTCTGGAAGAGCGAAGTCGGTTGTCCTGAGCCTCCTGCCCATCCTGTCATGGCTACCGTCTTATCCCGTCAAAGAGTACCTGCTTGGGGACATGGTTTCTGGTCTCAGCACGGGGGTCATGCAGCTGCCTCAAG GTCTGGCCTATGCGTTGCTCGCGGCGGTCCCTCCGGTCTATGGCCTGTACTCATCGTTCTACCCTGTTCTGCTGTACACGTTCTTCGGTACCTCCAGACACATTTCCATAG GTACTTTCGCAGTAATCAGTCTGATGATTGGGGGCGTTGCAGTAAGAGAAGCCCCTGATTCCATGTTTCCGTTAAACGGTACCAATGTGACCGGCTTCGACGTCGATGCCCGGGATGCTAGAAGAGTTCAAGTGGCCGTGGCCCTCACAACATTAGTGGGACTTATTCAG CTGTTCCTTGGTGTCCTGCGGTTCGGCTTTGTGGCCATTTACCTGACCGAACCACTAGTGAGAGGCTTTACCACGGCGGCTgcggtgcatgtgtgtgtctcgCAGCTCAAGTATTTTTTTGGGGTTAAAACCAAGCGCTTCAGCGGGCCGCTGTCCGTGGTGTAT AGTCTCATCGCTGTCTTTAAAGACATCACCAGCACTAACATCACCACTCTCATCGTGGGATTGGTGTGCGTCGTGTTCCTCTATGGTGTGAAAGAGATCAACGAGCGTTTCAAGAAGAAACTGCCCATCCCCATCCCTGGAGAAATCATAGTG GTGATCGTGTCCACCGGGGTCTCGTACGGGATGTCTCTCTCTGAGAACTACCAGGTTGATATTGTGGGGAATATCCCAGCAGG ACTGCAACCCCCCTCAGTTCCGGATTTCTCCATCCTTCCTAACCTGGTCGCGGATGCCGTCGCTATCGCCGTTGTGGGCTTTTCAATGGGAATCTCCTTAGCCAAGATCTTTGCTCTCAAGTACGGCTACAGTGTGGATGGAAACCAG GAGTTGATCGCTCTGGGCTTGTGCAACTTCGTCAGTTCCTTTTTCCAAACTTTCGCCATCACTTGCTCGATGTCTCGCAGCTTGGTGCAGGAGAGCACTGGGGGAAAGACTCAG ATTGCTGGATTGCTGTCCTCCCTTCTGGTTCTGTTGGTGATCGTGGCCATTGGGTTTGTATTCCGGCCACTTCCACAG ACTGTGTTGGCTGCGATCATCATGGTGAATCTGCTGGGCATGTTCAAACAAGTGAGAGACATTCCTGCTTTGTGGAGGACCAGCAAAATCGAGCTG ACAATCTGGGTGGTGGCCTTTGTGGCCTCAGTGCTGCTGGGACTGGACTACGGCCTGCTAGTGGCGATCGGATTTGCCTTACTTACTGTCATCTATAGAACACAAAG CCCCAGAAGTGTTATTCTTGGACAGATCTCAGACACCGGACTCTACTGTGATGCTGACGAGTATGAAGAG GCTGCTGAATGTTCAGGGATTAAGATTTTCCACTCAAATTCTTCAATCTACTTTGCAAATTGTGACCTGTATGTGAACAGTCTCAAGCAGAAA tggtcaggacccccatggaccctcacagagcag ACAGGCGTTGATCCAACACGACTGCTGGCTGAGAGAAAGTCTCAACGGAAGCATGCGAAAACGAGGAGTGGAGATAAGAAAGACTCGAGTCAGAGTCCTGCGCAGAAGAAGAGTACAGTTGCCAAACTG GACATGGAGCTGGGTGTGGCTCATGAAGTGCTGGACGAGGCCGAGAAGCAGGTGGACGTGCTGAGTAATGGCCAAGTGGCTGAGGCCCAGGCCGAATCGGACTCTGAGGAGGCTCGCTTCCTTCAGCCCCTGTGCCCTGTCCATTCCATCATACTGGACTTTACTCCTGTGAACTTCATGGACTCTGTAGGGGCCAAGGCTATTAAAGCT
- the LOC119263299 gene encoding vegetative cell wall protein gp1-like, translated as MLRLTSYNPYLLNPDPKRPNPNLRLPNPDPKRPNPNLRLLNPDPKRPNPNLRLLNPDPKRPNPNPRLLNPDPKRPNPNLRLQNPDPKRPNPNLRLQNPDPKRPNPNPRLLNPDPKRPNPNPRLLNPDPKRPNPNPRLLNPDTKRPNPNPRLLNPDPKRPNPNPRLLNPDAKRPNPNPRLLNPDPKRPNPNPRLLNPEPKRPNPNPRLLNPDPKRPNPDLRLPNLDTKRPNPKLRLPNLDPKRPIPDPRFPNPNPKCQNPNPRLLNPDPKRPNPNPRLLNPDPKRPNPNPRLLNPDPKRPNPNPRLLNPDPKHPNPNPRLLNPDPKRPNPNLRLPNPDPKRPNPDPRLPNLDPKRPNPNLRLPNPDPKRPNPDLRLPNPDPKRPNPDPRFPNPNPKCQNPNPRLLNPDPKRPNPNPRLLNPDPKRPNPNPRLLNPDTKYPNPNPCLLNPDPKRPNPDPRFPNPNPKRPNPNPRLSNPDPKRPNPNPRLPNLDPKRPNPNPCLSQPDPKRPNPDPRLPKPNPKRPNPNPRFPNPEPKCPNPNPHLPNPDLKRPNPNPRLPNPNPKRPNPNPHLPNSDPKHPNPNHCFPNPDPECPNLNPHLPNPDPKCPNPNPDPKRPNPNPNTETSES; from the coding sequence ATGCTGAGACTAACATCTTACAACCCTTACCTTCTGAACCCCGACCCTAAACGTCCGAATCCTAACCTTCGCCTTCCGAACCCCGACCCTAAACGTCCGAATCCTAACCTTCGCCTTCTGAACCCCGACCCTAAACGTCCGAATCCTAACCTTCGCCTTCTGAACCCCGACCCTAAACGTCCGAATCCTAACCCTCGCCTTCTGAACCCCGACCCTAAACGTCCGAATCCTAACCTTCGCCTTCAGAACCCCGACCCTAAACGTCCGAATCCTAACCTTCGCCTTCAGAACCCCGACCCTAAacgtccaaatcctaaccctcgcCTTCTGAACCCCGACCCTAAACGTCCGAATCCTAACCCTCGCCTTCTGAACCCCGACCCTAAACGTCCGAATCCTAACCCTCGCCTTCTGAACCCTGACACTAAACGTCCGAATCCTAACCCTCGCCTTCTGAACCCCGACCCTAAACGTCCGAATCCTAACCCTCGCCTTCTGAACCCCGACGCTAAACGTCCGAATCCTAACCCTCGCCTTCTGAACCCCGACCCTAAACGTCCGAATCCTAACCCTCGCCTTCTGAACCCCGAACCTAAACGTCCGAATCCTAACCCTCGCCTTCTGAACCCCGACCCTAAACGTCCAAATCCTGACCTTCGCCTTCCAAACCTCGACACTAAACGTCCAAATCCTAAACTTCGCCTTCCAAACCTCGACCCTAAACGTCCGATTCCTGACCCTCGCTTTCCCAACCCCAACCCAAAATGTCAGAATCCTAACCCTCGCCTTCTGAACCCCGACCCTAAACGTCCGAATCCTAACCCTCGCCTTCTGAACCCCGACCCTAAACGTCCGAATCCTAACCCTCGCCTTCTGAACCCCGACCCTAAacgtccaaatcctaaccctcgcCTTCTGAACCCCGACCCTAAACATCCGAATCCTAACCCTCGCCTTCTGAACCCCGACCCTAAACGTCCAAATCCTAACCTTCGCCTTCCGAACCCCGACCCTAAACGTCCGAATCCTGACCCTCGCCTTCCAAACCTCGACCCTAAACGTCCAAATCCTAACCTTCGCCTTCCGAACCCCGACCCTAAACGTCCGAATCCTGACCTTCGCCTTCCGAACCCCGACCCTAAACGTCCGAATCCTGACCCTCGCTTTCCCAACCCTAACCCAAAATGTCAGAATCCTAACCCTCGCCTTCTGAACCCTGACCCTAAACGTCCGAATCCTAACCCTCGCCTTCTGAACCCCGACCCTAAACGTCCGAATCCTAACCCTCGCCTTCTGAACCCCGACACTAAATATCCGAATCCTAACCCTTGCCTTCTGAACCCTGACCCTAAACGTCCGAATCCTGACCCTCGCTTTCCCAACCCCAACCCAAAACGTCCGAATCCTAATCCTCGCCTTTCCAACCCTGACCCTAAACGTCCGAATCCTAACCCTCGCCTTCCCAACCTGGACCCTAAACGTCCGAATCCTAACCCTTGCCTTTCCCAACCCGACCCTAAACGTCCGAATCCTGACCCTCGCCTTCCGAAACCCAACCCTAAacgtccaaatcctaaccctcgcTTTCCCAATCCCGAACCTAAATGTCcgaatcctaaccctcaccttccCAACCCCGACCTTAAACGTCCGAATCCTAACCCTCGCCTTCCGAACCCCAACCCCAAACGTCcgaatcctaaccctcaccttccGAACTCCGACCCTAAACATCCGAATCCTAACCATTGCTTTCCAAACCCCGACCCTGAATGTccaaatcttaaccctcaccttCCGAACCCCGACCCTAAATGTCCGAATCCGAACCCCGATCCTAAACGTCCGAATCCTAACCCCAACACCGAAACGTCcgaatcctaa
- the slc26a5 gene encoding prestin isoform X3: MVSGLSTGVMQLPQGLAYALLAAVPPVYGLYSSFYPVLLYTFFGTSRHISIGTFAVISLMIGGVAVREAPDSMFPLNGTNVTGFDVDARDARRVQVAVALTTLVGLIQLFLGVLRFGFVAIYLTEPLVRGFTTAAAVHVCVSQLKYFFGVKTKRFSGPLSVVYSLIAVFKDITSTNITTLIVGLVCVVFLYGVKEINERFKKKLPIPIPGEIIVVIVSTGVSYGMSLSENYQVDIVGNIPAGLQPPSVPDFSILPNLVADAVAIAVVGFSMGISLAKIFALKYGYSVDGNQELIALGLCNFVSSFFQTFAITCSMSRSLVQESTGGKTQIAGLLSSLLVLLVIVAIGFVFRPLPQTVLAAIIMVNLLGMFKQVRDIPALWRTSKIELTIWVVAFVASVLLGLDYGLLVAIGFALLTVIYRTQSPRSVILGQISDTGLYCDADEYEEAAECSGIKIFHSNSSIYFANCDLYVNSLKQKWSGPPWTLTEQTGVDPTRLLAERKSQRKHAKTRSGDKKDSSQSPAQKKSTVAKLDMELGVAHEVLDEAEKQVDVLSNGQVAEAQAESDSEEARFLQPLCPVHSIILDFTPVNFMDSVGAKAIKAVIKEYAAIDVRVVLAGCSRTLLSDLRTLQFFNEPVTPDIVFPTIHDAVLHCKQRGGARLSSPAVQ; the protein is encoded by the exons ATGGTTTCTGGTCTCAGCACGGGGGTCATGCAGCTGCCTCAAG GTCTGGCCTATGCGTTGCTCGCGGCGGTCCCTCCGGTCTATGGCCTGTACTCATCGTTCTACCCTGTTCTGCTGTACACGTTCTTCGGTACCTCCAGACACATTTCCATAG GTACTTTCGCAGTAATCAGTCTGATGATTGGGGGCGTTGCAGTAAGAGAAGCCCCTGATTCCATGTTTCCGTTAAACGGTACCAATGTGACCGGCTTCGACGTCGATGCCCGGGATGCTAGAAGAGTTCAAGTGGCCGTGGCCCTCACAACATTAGTGGGACTTATTCAG CTGTTCCTTGGTGTCCTGCGGTTCGGCTTTGTGGCCATTTACCTGACCGAACCACTAGTGAGAGGCTTTACCACGGCGGCTgcggtgcatgtgtgtgtctcgCAGCTCAAGTATTTTTTTGGGGTTAAAACCAAGCGCTTCAGCGGGCCGCTGTCCGTGGTGTAT AGTCTCATCGCTGTCTTTAAAGACATCACCAGCACTAACATCACCACTCTCATCGTGGGATTGGTGTGCGTCGTGTTCCTCTATGGTGTGAAAGAGATCAACGAGCGTTTCAAGAAGAAACTGCCCATCCCCATCCCTGGAGAAATCATAGTG GTGATCGTGTCCACCGGGGTCTCGTACGGGATGTCTCTCTCTGAGAACTACCAGGTTGATATTGTGGGGAATATCCCAGCAGG ACTGCAACCCCCCTCAGTTCCGGATTTCTCCATCCTTCCTAACCTGGTCGCGGATGCCGTCGCTATCGCCGTTGTGGGCTTTTCAATGGGAATCTCCTTAGCCAAGATCTTTGCTCTCAAGTACGGCTACAGTGTGGATGGAAACCAG GAGTTGATCGCTCTGGGCTTGTGCAACTTCGTCAGTTCCTTTTTCCAAACTTTCGCCATCACTTGCTCGATGTCTCGCAGCTTGGTGCAGGAGAGCACTGGGGGAAAGACTCAG ATTGCTGGATTGCTGTCCTCCCTTCTGGTTCTGTTGGTGATCGTGGCCATTGGGTTTGTATTCCGGCCACTTCCACAG ACTGTGTTGGCTGCGATCATCATGGTGAATCTGCTGGGCATGTTCAAACAAGTGAGAGACATTCCTGCTTTGTGGAGGACCAGCAAAATCGAGCTG ACAATCTGGGTGGTGGCCTTTGTGGCCTCAGTGCTGCTGGGACTGGACTACGGCCTGCTAGTGGCGATCGGATTTGCCTTACTTACTGTCATCTATAGAACACAAAG CCCCAGAAGTGTTATTCTTGGACAGATCTCAGACACCGGACTCTACTGTGATGCTGACGAGTATGAAGAG GCTGCTGAATGTTCAGGGATTAAGATTTTCCACTCAAATTCTTCAATCTACTTTGCAAATTGTGACCTGTATGTGAACAGTCTCAAGCAGAAA tggtcaggacccccatggaccctcacagagcag ACAGGCGTTGATCCAACACGACTGCTGGCTGAGAGAAAGTCTCAACGGAAGCATGCGAAAACGAGGAGTGGAGATAAGAAAGACTCGAGTCAGAGTCCTGCGCAGAAGAAGAGTACAGTTGCCAAACTG GACATGGAGCTGGGTGTGGCTCATGAAGTGCTGGACGAGGCCGAGAAGCAGGTGGACGTGCTGAGTAATGGCCAAGTGGCTGAGGCCCAGGCCGAATCGGACTCTGAGGAGGCTCGCTTCCTTCAGCCCCTGTGCCCTGTCCATTCCATCATACTGGACTTTACTCCTGTGAACTTCATGGACTCTGTAGGGGCCAAGGCTATTAAAGCT
- the slc26a5 gene encoding prestin isoform X2 codes for MEHVNVDEEPSAMLVYQVERRVFDEEYISSRLLHKKDRTPKTVGQRVADQFRCSSGRAKSVVLSLLPILSWLPSYPVKEYLLGDMVSGLSTGVMQLPQGLAYALLAAVPPVYGLYSSFYPVLLYTFFGTSRHISIGTFAVISLMIGGVAVREAPDSMFPLNGTNVTGFDVDARDARRVQVAVALTTLVGLIQLFLGVLRFGFVAIYLTEPLVRGFTTAAAVHVCVSQLKYFFGVKTKRFSGPLSVVYSLIAVFKDITSTNITTLIVGLVCVVFLYGVKEINERFKKKLPIPIPGEIIVVIVSTGVSYGMSLSENYQVDIVGNIPAGLQPPSVPDFSILPNLVADAVAIAVVGFSMGISLAKIFALKYGYSVDGNQELIALGLCNFVSSFFQTFAITCSMSRSLVQESTGGKTQIAGLLSSLLVLLVIVAIGFVFRPLPQTVLAAIIMVNLLGMFKQVRDIPALWRTSKIELTIWVVAFVASVLLGLDYGLLVAIGFALLTVIYRTQSPRSVILGQISDTGLYCDADEYEEAAECSGIKIFHSNSSIYFANCDLYVNSLKQKTGVDPTRLLAERKSQRKHAKTRSGDKKDSSQSPAQKKSTVAKLDMELGVAHEVLDEAEKQVDVLSNGQVAEAQAESDSEEARFLQPLCPVHSIILDFTPVNFMDSVGAKAIKAVIKEYAAIDVRVVLAGCSRTLLSDLRTLQFFNEPVTPDIVFPTIHDAVLHCKQRGGARLSSPAVQ; via the exons ATGGAACATGTAAATGTTGACGAGGAACCCTCTGCTATGCTGGTGTACCAGGTCGAGCGGCGCGTGTTCGATGAGGAGTACATCAGCTCACGGCTTCTGCACAAGAAGGACCGGACGCCCAAGACTGTCGGGCAGAGAGTAGCTGACCAGTTCCG CTGCTCGTCTGGAAGAGCGAAGTCGGTTGTCCTGAGCCTCCTGCCCATCCTGTCATGGCTACCGTCTTATCCCGTCAAAGAGTACCTGCTTGGGGACATGGTTTCTGGTCTCAGCACGGGGGTCATGCAGCTGCCTCAAG GTCTGGCCTATGCGTTGCTCGCGGCGGTCCCTCCGGTCTATGGCCTGTACTCATCGTTCTACCCTGTTCTGCTGTACACGTTCTTCGGTACCTCCAGACACATTTCCATAG GTACTTTCGCAGTAATCAGTCTGATGATTGGGGGCGTTGCAGTAAGAGAAGCCCCTGATTCCATGTTTCCGTTAAACGGTACCAATGTGACCGGCTTCGACGTCGATGCCCGGGATGCTAGAAGAGTTCAAGTGGCCGTGGCCCTCACAACATTAGTGGGACTTATTCAG CTGTTCCTTGGTGTCCTGCGGTTCGGCTTTGTGGCCATTTACCTGACCGAACCACTAGTGAGAGGCTTTACCACGGCGGCTgcggtgcatgtgtgtgtctcgCAGCTCAAGTATTTTTTTGGGGTTAAAACCAAGCGCTTCAGCGGGCCGCTGTCCGTGGTGTAT AGTCTCATCGCTGTCTTTAAAGACATCACCAGCACTAACATCACCACTCTCATCGTGGGATTGGTGTGCGTCGTGTTCCTCTATGGTGTGAAAGAGATCAACGAGCGTTTCAAGAAGAAACTGCCCATCCCCATCCCTGGAGAAATCATAGTG GTGATCGTGTCCACCGGGGTCTCGTACGGGATGTCTCTCTCTGAGAACTACCAGGTTGATATTGTGGGGAATATCCCAGCAGG ACTGCAACCCCCCTCAGTTCCGGATTTCTCCATCCTTCCTAACCTGGTCGCGGATGCCGTCGCTATCGCCGTTGTGGGCTTTTCAATGGGAATCTCCTTAGCCAAGATCTTTGCTCTCAAGTACGGCTACAGTGTGGATGGAAACCAG GAGTTGATCGCTCTGGGCTTGTGCAACTTCGTCAGTTCCTTTTTCCAAACTTTCGCCATCACTTGCTCGATGTCTCGCAGCTTGGTGCAGGAGAGCACTGGGGGAAAGACTCAG ATTGCTGGATTGCTGTCCTCCCTTCTGGTTCTGTTGGTGATCGTGGCCATTGGGTTTGTATTCCGGCCACTTCCACAG ACTGTGTTGGCTGCGATCATCATGGTGAATCTGCTGGGCATGTTCAAACAAGTGAGAGACATTCCTGCTTTGTGGAGGACCAGCAAAATCGAGCTG ACAATCTGGGTGGTGGCCTTTGTGGCCTCAGTGCTGCTGGGACTGGACTACGGCCTGCTAGTGGCGATCGGATTTGCCTTACTTACTGTCATCTATAGAACACAAAG CCCCAGAAGTGTTATTCTTGGACAGATCTCAGACACCGGACTCTACTGTGATGCTGACGAGTATGAAGAG GCTGCTGAATGTTCAGGGATTAAGATTTTCCACTCAAATTCTTCAATCTACTTTGCAAATTGTGACCTGTATGTGAACAGTCTCAAGCAGAAA ACAGGCGTTGATCCAACACGACTGCTGGCTGAGAGAAAGTCTCAACGGAAGCATGCGAAAACGAGGAGTGGAGATAAGAAAGACTCGAGTCAGAGTCCTGCGCAGAAGAAGAGTACAGTTGCCAAACTG GACATGGAGCTGGGTGTGGCTCATGAAGTGCTGGACGAGGCCGAGAAGCAGGTGGACGTGCTGAGTAATGGCCAAGTGGCTGAGGCCCAGGCCGAATCGGACTCTGAGGAGGCTCGCTTCCTTCAGCCCCTGTGCCCTGTCCATTCCATCATACTGGACTTTACTCCTGTGAACTTCATGGACTCTGTAGGGGCCAAGGCTATTAAAGCT